From Xiphophorus hellerii strain 12219 chromosome 20, Xiphophorus_hellerii-4.1, whole genome shotgun sequence, the proteins below share one genomic window:
- the LOC116709884 gene encoding acidic mammalian chitinase-like, whose translation MTKLLLAAVGFLVLAHIASSNKLVCHMTNWAQYRPIGGKFTPDNIDPFLCTHVIYALATINSFNQITTIEWNDPEMYARLDSLKKYNPALKTLLSVGGTVNGVSPFIAMVGKPETRQAFIMSAISFLRTHNFDGLNLAWEYPGHNGSPPEDKDSFTLLVSELANAFQDDATENRKTRLLLSANVAGFVSTIDKAYDVSNIVPHMDFMNIMTYDFHGYWEAVTGHNSPLYRSSVDIGSQFHYNINSSVAHWRSLGAPAEKLLLGFPTYGRTYRLSTSANGLGAPSNGPADAGPYTRTAGFWAYYETCDFTNNAVVSWISEQHVPYATYGSAWVGYDDKRSFSSKVQFMTAESLGGAHVWTLDMDDFSGSFCSEGPYPLINHLRMSMGFAPKPTTTPRPTTTGDPIASFCVGRPDGLYENAADKTTYFQCFQGNTYLHHCPPGLVYWDPCKCCNWP comes from the exons CCGCCGTGGGCTTTCTGGTCCTCGCCCACATCG CTTCATCCAATAAGCTGGTGTGTCACATGACCAACTGGGCCCAGTACAGACCCATCGGTGGTAAATTCACCCCGGACAACATTGACCCGTTCCTCTGCACCCATGTCATCTACGCTCTGGCCACCATCAACAGCTTCAACCAGATCACTACCATCGAGTGGAATGATCCGGAGATGTACGCCAGACTTGACAGCCTCAAGAAATA CAACCCCGCACTGAAGACTCTGCTGTCTGTCGGAGGCACTGTAAATGGAGTGAGCCC atTCATTGCCATGGTTGGCAAACCAGAGACTCGACAAGCCTTCATTATGTCAGCAATCAGCTTCCTGCGCACCCATAACTTTGACGGGCTGAATCTGGCCTGGGAGTATCCTGGACACAACGGCAGCCCACCAGAGGACAAGGACAGCTTCACTCTGCTGGTCTCG GAGCTGGCCAACGCGTTCCAGGATGACGccacagaaaacaggaagacaaGGCTGCTGCTTTCAGCCAATGTGGCCGGCTTCGTTTCGACCATTGACAAGGCGTACGACGTCAGCAATATCGTACC CCACATGGACTTCATGAACATCATGACCTACGATTTCCATGGATACTGGGAGGCAGTGACTGGACACAACAGCCCACTGTACCGCAGCTCTGTTGACATCGGATCACAATTTCACTACAACATC AACTCCTCAGTGGCTCACTGGAGGTCTCTGGGGGCCCCAGCGGAGAAGCTGCTCCTGGGTTTCCCAACATACGGCCGGACCTACCGTCTCAGCACATCGGCGAACGGCCTGGGAGCTCCATCCAACGGCCCCGCAGACGCTGGGCCCTACACCCGTACCGCTGGCTTCTGGGCCTACTACGAG ACCTGCGACTTCACCAACAATGCTGTAGTTTCCTGGATCTCTGAGCAGCATGTTCCTTATGCCACCTACGGCAGTGCTTGGGTGGGCTACGATGACAAACGCAGCTTTTCTTCCAAG GTCCAGTTTATGACTGCAGAGTCTTTGGGCGGCGCTCATGTGTGGACTCTGGACATGGATGACTTCAGCGGATCGTTCTGTTCAGAAGGACCGTACCCCCTGATCAACCACCTCAGAATGTCAATGG GTTTCGCTCCAAAGCCAACCACTACACCGCGACCCACAACCACCGGGGATCCCATTGCCAGTTTTTGCGTCGGCCGTCCTGATGGGCTGTACGAGAATGCAGCTGATAAGACCACCTACTTCCAGTGTTTCCAGGGAAACACTTACCTCCACCACTGTCCGCCTGGTCTCGTCTACTGGGATCCCTGCAAGTGCTGCAACTGGCCCTAA